The Devosia sp. MC521 genome has a segment encoding these proteins:
- a CDS encoding LLM class flavin-dependent oxidoreductase translates to MELGLYSFAENTPDLLNNGHLQSPAERLRDLIEEIELADQLGLAFYGLGEHHRSDYVASSPVTILASAAARTKQIKLSTAVTVLSSEDPVRVWQQFSTLDLLSNGRAEIMAGRGSFIESFPLFGLDLNDYDDLFEEKLDMLLAIRKGGKVAWPGSQHTTPIPGLEIYPKPAQEQLPLWIAVGGTPNSVARAAYHGLNLMIAIIGGRPRQFQPLTELYRQTAEKVGHDVTKLKLGVSGHGFIAENSQDARDIAYPAHSAAMNKIGAERGWGPSSRAQFDANTTLEGAYYMGSPQEVIDKILAQHEWFKHDRFGLQLSVGTLPHDKVMKAIELYGTVVKPAIDKALA, encoded by the coding sequence ATGGAACTCGGCCTATATTCCTTCGCGGAAAACACCCCAGACTTGCTCAACAATGGGCATTTGCAATCCCCGGCAGAACGCTTGCGGGATTTGATTGAAGAGATTGAGCTTGCCGATCAGCTCGGCCTTGCGTTCTACGGCTTGGGCGAACATCACCGCTCCGACTATGTCGCCTCGTCTCCGGTCACCATTCTGGCCTCCGCCGCCGCGCGCACCAAACAGATCAAGCTTTCGACCGCCGTCACCGTCCTCTCCTCAGAAGACCCTGTGCGCGTCTGGCAGCAGTTTTCAACGCTCGATCTTCTGTCCAATGGCCGCGCCGAAATCATGGCCGGTCGCGGCTCCTTCATCGAAAGCTTCCCGCTCTTCGGGCTCGATCTCAACGACTATGATGATCTCTTCGAGGAAAAGCTCGACATGCTCCTCGCTATCCGCAAGGGCGGGAAGGTCGCTTGGCCGGGCAGCCAGCATACAACCCCCATTCCGGGTCTGGAAATCTACCCCAAGCCCGCTCAGGAGCAGTTGCCGCTCTGGATCGCCGTTGGCGGCACCCCCAATTCCGTCGCGCGCGCCGCCTATCACGGCCTCAACCTGATGATTGCGATCATTGGTGGTCGTCCCCGTCAGTTCCAGCCGCTGACCGAGCTCTATCGCCAGACCGCCGAAAAGGTTGGCCATGATGTGACCAAGCTCAAACTCGGGGTCTCCGGCCATGGCTTCATCGCTGAAAACAGCCAAGATGCCCGCGACATAGCGTACCCGGCCCATAGCGCTGCCATGAATAAGATCGGCGCCGAACGCGGCTGGGGCCCAAGTTCACGCGCCCAGTTTGATGCCAACACCACGCTTGAAGGGGCCTATTACATGGGCTCGCCGCAAGAAGTGATCGACAAGATTTTGGCTCAGCACGAATGGTTTAAACATGACCGTTTTGGTCTGCAGCTCAGCGTTGGTACGCTTCCTCATGACAAGGTCATGAAGGCAATTGAGCTTTACGGCACGGTCGTAAAACCGGCGATTGATAAGGCATTAGCATAA
- a CDS encoding OmpA family protein: MSFKTWLLTGTSIGLLAVAPLPANAQGAQLQSAIQSYLQAQASGDAAALEAAQSTLTNECIVAGFSSVEECLASGGSAPAAPAVDNAAAEAEAAAAAEAEAQAAAEAEAAAAQAAADEQARQAAEAAANEAAAQAAAEAEARAAAEQQAADEAAAAAAREQEEAAARAEAEAAAQAQAEADAAAAAQAEQAAPVEQPAVEQPAPAPEATPEAAPAPEPTPAPVAQVAPEAAPAPAPEAAPAPEVAPAPAPEAVPVAPGVDYQAELTRLVTDYETAISDLLNGANADEVNQRLAAIRAEISDLCAAQGNGDVTSCLAAFGLALPEVPGIAAQPPVEQPVEQPVVAPEVPVEQPTPVEETTSDGQTAEPITELPAGIEAEQIAPLLDSAKDEPMVAAPAPVDGQPAVIAPVEIAPAIVTVETLPQTDEAAQSEEIRAMVEAPLANAEAGTEVAATNNTTVNQTVVNNYVTNIVNNVSNVNNSVTNNTTVNDTVTNNNTNITNNQNTTNIGQQNNYVQIIEAPVLQQTSTGDAIAQVILQVGTQLIVNSIGQDTNRFYNPQQDEIYYENLSNGRTREVIVRPDGTQVITVRNRNGDILRRTRITPDGQEYILAYFDDRYEENLNNWRDPGLDLPPLQLNIPARDYVLDARYADDRQLTTFFAQPPVEQVARLYSIDEVKRSARVRDSVRKLEVGNLTFDTGAATIGRDQVGSLQSVANAMLALLRTNPNETFLIEGHTDAVGSDISNLRLSDSRAATVARVLSDFYGVPPENLATQGYGERYLKIRTEAGERENRRVTIRRITPLVTVANR, translated from the coding sequence ATGAGTTTCAAGACCTGGCTCCTCACCGGGACCAGCATCGGCCTCTTGGCCGTCGCGCCGCTTCCCGCCAATGCACAGGGTGCACAACTCCAATCTGCAATCCAGTCCTACCTGCAAGCGCAGGCATCGGGCGATGCCGCCGCTCTTGAAGCTGCACAGTCGACGTTGACCAATGAGTGTATCGTCGCGGGCTTCTCTAGCGTCGAAGAATGCTTAGCATCGGGTGGTAGCGCTCCTGCGGCCCCCGCCGTCGATAATGCCGCCGCCGAAGCTGAAGCGGCCGCTGCTGCCGAAGCAGAAGCTCAGGCTGCTGCGGAAGCAGAGGCTGCCGCCGCTCAGGCCGCAGCTGACGAGCAAGCGCGCCAGGCAGCGGAAGCCGCTGCCAATGAAGCAGCAGCACAAGCTGCTGCCGAGGCCGAAGCACGTGCCGCTGCTGAACAGCAGGCTGCCGACGAAGCCGCTGCCGCTGCAGCGCGTGAGCAGGAAGAAGCCGCAGCCCGCGCTGAAGCTGAGGCTGCCGCACAGGCTCAGGCCGAAGCTGACGCCGCCGCTGCAGCTCAGGCAGAACAGGCCGCTCCTGTTGAACAGCCTGCCGTAGAGCAACCCGCCCCAGCCCCTGAGGCAACCCCTGAGGCTGCACCCGCTCCAGAGCCAACCCCTGCCCCTGTGGCACAGGTAGCCCCAGAAGCCGCACCAGCTCCAGCACCAGAAGCTGCGCCAGCACCCGAAGTCGCGCCTGCGCCTGCTCCAGAAGCGGTGCCAGTAGCACCGGGCGTTGACTATCAGGCAGAGTTGACCCGTCTCGTCACCGACTACGAAACAGCTATTTCCGATCTACTGAACGGCGCCAATGCAGACGAAGTGAACCAGCGTCTCGCAGCCATCCGTGCAGAAATCTCCGACCTCTGCGCCGCTCAGGGCAATGGTGATGTCACCTCCTGCCTCGCCGCCTTTGGCTTGGCACTGCCAGAAGTGCCTGGAATTGCCGCTCAACCTCCAGTGGAACAGCCTGTCGAACAGCCTGTAGTCGCGCCAGAAGTGCCAGTTGAACAGCCTACGCCTGTCGAGGAAACCACCTCTGATGGTCAGACTGCAGAACCGATCACGGAACTGCCAGCTGGCATCGAAGCCGAGCAAATCGCTCCGCTGCTCGATAGTGCCAAGGATGAGCCAATGGTGGCAGCGCCAGCCCCTGTTGACGGCCAACCAGCTGTGATTGCACCAGTCGAAATTGCTCCGGCAATCGTGACGGTCGAAACCCTGCCACAGACGGATGAAGCGGCACAGTCCGAAGAAATCCGCGCCATGGTCGAGGCGCCTCTCGCGAACGCAGAGGCAGGCACCGAAGTCGCTGCGACGAACAACACAACGGTCAACCAGACCGTGGTCAACAACTACGTGACCAATATCGTCAACAACGTCTCGAACGTCAACAACAGCGTCACCAACAACACCACCGTGAACGACACGGTGACGAATAACAACACCAACATCACGAACAATCAGAACACCACCAATATCGGGCAGCAGAACAACTACGTTCAGATAATTGAGGCCCCGGTACTGCAGCAAACCTCAACTGGCGATGCCATCGCACAGGTGATCCTGCAGGTTGGTACACAGCTGATTGTGAACTCCATCGGTCAGGACACCAACCGCTTCTACAATCCGCAGCAGGACGAGATTTACTACGAAAATCTCTCCAACGGCCGCACGCGTGAAGTGATTGTCCGTCCTGATGGCACGCAGGTCATCACCGTGCGCAACCGCAATGGCGACATCCTGCGTCGCACGCGCATCACCCCAGATGGTCAGGAATATATCCTCGCCTATTTCGATGATCGCTATGAGGAAAACCTCAACAACTGGCGCGATCCGGGTCTGGACCTGCCTCCGCTGCAGCTCAACATTCCAGCACGCGACTACGTTCTGGATGCCCGTTACGCCGATGACCGTCAGCTGACGACCTTCTTTGCTCAGCCTCCGGTTGAACAGGTTGCCCGTCTCTATTCGATCGACGAAGTGAAGCGCTCGGCTCGTGTTCGTGACAGTGTGCGTAAGCTCGAAGTGGGTAACCTCACTTTCGATACGGGTGCTGCCACCATCGGCCGTGATCAGGTCGGTTCGCTCCAGAGCGTTGCCAACGCAATGCTGGCTCTGCTGCGCACCAATCCGAATGAAACCTTCCTTATCGAAGGTCACACGGACGCGGTCGGTTCGGACATTTCCAATCTCCGCCTCTCGGATTCTCGTGCCGCCACAGTCGCCCGCGTTCTCTCGGACTTCTATGGCGTACCGCCTGAAAACCTTGCCACCCAGGGTTACGGCGAACGCTATCTCAAGATCCGCACCGAAGCTGGCGAACGTGAAAATCGTCGCGTCACCATCCGCCGCATTACGCCGCTGGTAACAGTGGCAAACCGCTAA
- a CDS encoding tellurite resistance TerB family protein, which translates to MFNIDQILKTLQSDPNLKSKALTGAAGMAAGMLLSGGKPHKLLETGLKAGAIAAVGGLAYKAWQNHQANQAGQAAPVREDAFIPQPNTPAQEDLGKTLVRAMIAASKADGRIDADEKEAIFAKLNTMQLSGEEKAWVFDELSSPLDINAVVARADTPEHAAEIYAASLVAITADTAAEQAYLEALAVKLKLDPALVAEIHRQAGEKLPQPSQQPIAPLAYTPQWQR; encoded by the coding sequence ATGTTCAACATCGACCAAATTCTAAAGACGCTGCAGTCCGACCCGAACCTCAAGAGCAAGGCTCTGACCGGTGCGGCTGGCATGGCTGCTGGTATGTTGCTCTCTGGCGGTAAGCCGCACAAACTTTTGGAAACCGGCCTCAAGGCTGGGGCTATCGCAGCCGTTGGTGGCCTTGCGTATAAGGCTTGGCAGAACCATCAGGCCAATCAGGCCGGTCAGGCCGCGCCAGTGCGCGAAGATGCCTTCATCCCACAGCCGAACACGCCAGCGCAGGAAGATTTGGGCAAAACCCTCGTCCGCGCCATGATCGCCGCATCCAAGGCCGATGGTCGCATCGACGCCGACGAAAAAGAAGCAATCTTCGCCAAGCTCAACACCATGCAGCTGTCCGGCGAGGAAAAGGCTTGGGTGTTTGACGAGCTCTCGTCCCCACTCGATATCAATGCTGTTGTCGCCCGCGCGGACACGCCTGAGCACGCCGCCGAAATCTATGCGGCCTCACTCGTCGCGATCACCGCTGATACCGCCGCAGAACAGGCTTATCTCGAAGCGCTGGCGGTCAAACTCAAGCTTGACCCAGCCCTCGTTGCTGAAATCCATCGTCAGGCCGGCGAAAAGCTGCCTCAGCCGAGCCAGCAGCCAATCGCCCCGCTCGCCTACACCCCACAGTGGCAGCGCTAA
- a CDS encoding TIGR00645 family protein, translating to MKKLELFVESIILASRWLLVAFYIGLAAALGLYALSFFGKLFDFATKFMELSENDTILKLLSLIDAALIASLVVMVIISGYENFVSRFDDDKDVHWLGKIDAGSLKVKVASTIVAISSIHLLQIFLNIPKYENNEIMWYTILHVTFIFSALFLAYIDKITKKTGKDDTPGL from the coding sequence ATGAAAAAACTCGAACTCTTTGTTGAAAGCATTATCCTGGCGTCGCGCTGGCTGCTGGTCGCTTTCTACATCGGCCTGGCCGCCGCGCTTGGCCTCTACGCCCTCTCCTTCTTCGGCAAGCTCTTTGACTTTGCCACGAAGTTCATGGAGCTGAGCGAAAACGATACCATCCTCAAGCTGCTCAGCCTGATTGATGCAGCCCTCATCGCCAGCCTAGTGGTTATGGTGATCATCTCGGGCTACGAAAACTTTGTCTCGCGTTTTGACGACGACAAGGACGTTCACTGGCTCGGCAAAATCGACGCAGGCTCGCTAAAAGTTAAGGTCGCTTCGACCATTGTCGCGATCTCTTCAATTCACTTGCTGCAGATTTTCCTCAACATCCCGAAGTACGAAAACAACGAGATCATGTGGTACACAATTCTGCATGTGACCTTCATTTTCTCGGCGCTCTTCTTGGCCTACATCGATAAAATTACAAAAAAAACGGGCAAGGACGACACCCCGGGGCTCTAA